A region of Streptomyces sp. NBC_01750 DNA encodes the following proteins:
- a CDS encoding HAMP domain-containing protein: protein MESGVAARGKNTRAKGGRARNNGTTEVDAAALNRLLAALVSMRDGNFRRRLTVSGDGVMSEIAAVFNEVADRNLHLTGELARVRRMVGREGKLTERLETGACEGSWAAAIDASNALVDDLARPVSEVGRVLSAVAEGDLEQRMELRSHAVDRADGSDGNVRPLRGEFLKVARTVNNLVDQLSAFTDEVTRVALEVGTEGKLGGQAQVRGMSGSWKDLTDSVNTMAYRLTAQVRDIALVTTAVAKGDLSRKVTVHVAGEMLQLKNTVNTMVDQLSSFSSEVTRVAREVGTEGELGGQAAVPGVAGVWKDLTDSVNTMAGNLTSQVRGIAEVTTAVANGDLSQKVTVSARGEVAQLAETINQMTETLRTFADEVTRVASEVGAEGLLGGQAQVPGAAGTWKDLTDSVNTVFRNLTTQVRDIAQVTTAVANGDLSQKVTVDVAGEMLELKNTVNTMVDQLQSFGSQVTRVAREVGVEGRLGGQAEVPGAAGTWKDLTDSVNTAFRNLTGQVRDIAQVTTAVANGDLSQKVTVDVAGEMLELKNTVNTMVAQLSSFADQVTRMARDVGTEGRLGGQARVDGVSGTWKELTDSVNFMAGNLTSQVRQIAQVTTAVARGDLSQKIDVDARGEILELKNTINTMVDQLSAFAEQVTRVAREVGTDGRLGGQAQVPGVAGVWRDLTDSVNGMAENLTGQVRNIAQVATAVARGDLSQKIDVDARGEILELKNTLNTMVDQLSNFAEQVTRVAREVGTEGILGGQAEVQGVSGTWKDLTQSVNFMANNLTSQVRNIAEVTTAVAKGDLSKKITVDAKGEILELVTTVNTMVDQLLDFADEVTRVAREVGTEGVLGGQARVRGVTGIWKDLSDNVNLMANNLTNQVRNISRVSAAVANGDLTKKVTVEASGEVAELADTVNTMVTTLSSFADEVTRVAREVGTEGELGGQAHVPGVSGTWKDLTESVNSMASNLTGQVRQIATVTTAIAKGDLTRKIDIDARGEILELKTTINTMVDQLSSFAEEVTRVAREVGTDGQLGGQARVRDVDGTWRDLTESVNEMAGNLTRQVRAIAAVATAVTRGDLNLKIDVDAAGEIQVLQDNINTMIANLRDTTLANEEQDWLKGNLARISGLMQGRRDLEDVASLIMSELTPVVSAQHGAFFLAMATSGGPDVSDAGEMSYELCMRGSYGYSAGLMPTSFRPGETLIGTAAEEKRTIQVNVPPGYLRISSGLGEASPAYVIVLPVLFEGKVLGVIELASFQPFTQIQRDFLNQIAEMIATSVNTISVNTKTEVLLKQSQELTEQLRERSAELENRQKALQASNAELEEKAELLAQQNRDIEVKNTEIEEARQVLEERAEQLAVSMRYKSEFLANMSHELRTPLNSLLILAKLLADNAEGNLSPKQVEFAETIHGAGSDLLQLINDILDLSKVEAGKMDVSPTRIALVQLVDYVEATFRPLTAEKGLDFSVRVSPELPATLHTDEQRLLQVLRNLLSNAVKFTDSGAVELVIRPASADVPQSIREQLLEAGSLRDADGDLIAFSVTDTGIGIAAGKMRVIFEAFKQADGTTSRKYGGTGLGLSISREIARLLGGEIHAASEPGRGSTFTLYLPLHPSELPPQGYPQLAPGAVDPQGAADGDVEDLGRQAQTAASADVHAGPAALFRRRRKALGAVDQRPALPGQLGGPAACQEQWAANGSQETPDPRRTFAFDGEKVLIVDDDIRNVFALTSVLEQHGLSVLYAENGREGIEVLEQHDDVTVVLMDIMMPEMDGYATTTAIRRMPQFAGLPIIALTAKAMKGDREKAIESGASDYVTKPVDPDHLLSVMEQWMRRE, encoded by the coding sequence GTGGAGTCTGGCGTGGCGGCGCGTGGCAAGAACACGCGCGCGAAAGGCGGACGGGCCCGGAACAATGGGACGACCGAAGTGGACGCGGCAGCCCTGAACAGGCTGCTGGCGGCTCTGGTGTCGATGCGGGACGGAAACTTCCGCAGGCGTCTGACCGTGTCCGGCGACGGCGTTATGTCCGAAATTGCCGCTGTATTCAACGAAGTCGCCGACCGTAATCTCCACCTCACGGGTGAGCTCGCACGGGTACGCAGGATGGTCGGGCGCGAGGGGAAGCTGACCGAGCGGCTGGAGACGGGGGCCTGTGAGGGCTCCTGGGCGGCCGCGATCGACGCCTCGAACGCCCTGGTGGACGATCTGGCGCGGCCGGTGTCCGAGGTGGGACGGGTGCTCTCGGCGGTCGCCGAGGGTGACCTGGAGCAGCGTATGGAGCTGCGCTCGCACGCTGTGGACAGGGCGGACGGGTCCGACGGGAACGTACGGCCGCTGCGCGGCGAGTTCCTGAAGGTCGCGCGGACCGTGAACAACCTGGTCGACCAGTTGTCGGCGTTCACCGACGAGGTGACGCGGGTGGCGCTGGAGGTCGGTACCGAGGGCAAACTCGGTGGCCAGGCCCAGGTGCGCGGAATGTCCGGTTCGTGGAAGGATCTCACGGATTCGGTCAACACCATGGCGTACCGATTGACCGCACAGGTGCGTGACATTGCTCTCGTCACCACGGCGGTAGCCAAGGGCGATCTGTCGCGCAAGGTCACCGTCCATGTGGCCGGCGAGATGCTTCAGCTGAAGAACACCGTCAACACGATGGTCGACCAGCTGTCCTCTTTCTCTTCCGAGGTGACCCGCGTCGCCCGGGAGGTCGGCACGGAGGGCGAGCTCGGCGGGCAGGCGGCGGTGCCCGGTGTGGCAGGTGTGTGGAAAGACCTCACCGATTCGGTGAACACCATGGCCGGAAACCTCACCTCCCAAGTGCGCGGTATCGCCGAGGTGACAACGGCGGTCGCCAATGGCGATCTGTCGCAGAAGGTCACGGTGAGCGCGCGCGGTGAGGTGGCTCAACTCGCCGAGACGATCAACCAGATGACCGAGACGCTGCGTACATTCGCGGACGAGGTCACCCGGGTGGCGAGCGAGGTCGGGGCCGAGGGTCTGCTCGGCGGGCAGGCGCAGGTGCCGGGCGCGGCCGGGACCTGGAAGGACCTCACCGATTCGGTGAACACCGTCTTCCGCAATCTGACCACTCAGGTGCGGGACATCGCGCAGGTGACGACGGCGGTCGCGAACGGTGATCTGTCGCAGAAGGTCACGGTCGATGTCGCGGGCGAGATGCTGGAGCTGAAGAACACCGTCAACACGATGGTGGACCAGCTGCAGTCCTTCGGTTCCCAGGTGACGCGGGTTGCCCGGGAGGTCGGCGTCGAGGGCCGGCTCGGCGGTCAGGCCGAGGTGCCGGGGGCGGCGGGTACGTGGAAGGACCTCACCGATTCGGTGAACACGGCGTTCCGTAACCTCACCGGCCAGGTGCGGGACATCGCGCAGGTGACGACGGCGGTCGCCAATGGTGATCTGTCGCAGAAGGTCACGGTCGATGTCGCGGGCGAGATGCTGGAGCTGAAGAACACCGTCAACACGATGGTGGCGCAGCTGTCCTCGTTCGCCGACCAGGTCACGCGGATGGCGCGGGATGTGGGTACGGAGGGCCGCCTCGGCGGCCAGGCGCGAGTCGACGGCGTCAGCGGTACCTGGAAAGAACTCACCGACTCCGTCAACTTCATGGCGGGGAACCTGACTTCGCAGGTGCGGCAGATCGCCCAGGTGACGACAGCGGTGGCCCGTGGTGATCTGTCGCAGAAGATCGACGTGGACGCGCGCGGCGAGATCCTGGAGCTGAAGAACACCATCAACACGATGGTCGACCAGCTCTCCGCGTTCGCCGAGCAGGTGACCCGGGTGGCCCGCGAGGTGGGCACTGACGGCCGGCTCGGCGGTCAGGCGCAGGTGCCGGGCGTTGCCGGTGTGTGGCGCGATCTGACGGACTCCGTGAACGGTATGGCCGAGAATCTCACCGGTCAGGTCCGTAACATCGCGCAGGTCGCCACCGCCGTGGCCCGTGGTGATCTGTCGCAGAAGATCGACGTGGACGCGCGCGGCGAGATCCTGGAGCTGAAGAACACCCTCAACACGATGGTGGACCAGCTCTCGAACTTTGCCGAGCAGGTGACCCGGGTGGCCCGTGAGGTGGGCACCGAGGGCATCCTCGGCGGCCAGGCCGAGGTGCAGGGAGTTTCCGGTACCTGGAAGGACCTCACGCAGTCCGTCAACTTCATGGCCAACAACCTGACCTCGCAGGTGCGCAATATCGCCGAAGTGACGACCGCGGTGGCCAAGGGCGACCTGTCGAAGAAGATCACTGTCGATGCCAAGGGCGAGATCCTCGAACTGGTGACGACGGTCAACACGATGGTCGACCAGCTGCTGGACTTCGCCGACGAGGTGACCAGGGTCGCCCGTGAGGTGGGTACGGAAGGTGTGCTGGGTGGTCAGGCGCGGGTGCGCGGCGTCACCGGCATCTGGAAGGACCTCAGCGACAACGTCAACCTGATGGCCAACAACCTCACCAATCAGGTGCGGAACATCTCGCGGGTCTCCGCAGCGGTTGCCAACGGTGATCTGACGAAGAAGGTGACGGTCGAGGCGAGCGGCGAGGTCGCCGAACTCGCCGACACCGTCAACACCATGGTGACGACGCTGTCGTCGTTCGCCGACGAGGTGACCCGGGTGGCCCGTGAGGTGGGCACCGAGGGCGAGCTGGGCGGTCAGGCCCATGTGCCGGGCGTCTCCGGAACCTGGAAGGACCTCACCGAGTCCGTGAACTCGATGGCGTCCAATCTGACCGGCCAGGTGCGGCAGATCGCCACGGTCACCACCGCCATCGCCAAGGGCGACCTCACCAGGAAGATCGACATCGATGCGCGGGGCGAGATCCTCGAGCTGAAGACCACCATCAACACCATGGTCGACCAGCTGTCCTCGTTCGCCGAGGAGGTCACCCGGGTGGCCCGTGAGGTGGGTACGGACGGGCAGCTGGGCGGTCAGGCGCGGGTGCGGGACGTCGACGGCACCTGGAGGGACCTCACCGAATCGGTGAACGAGATGGCCGGGAACCTCACCCGCCAGGTGCGGGCGATCGCGGCCGTCGCGACCGCGGTGACCCGTGGCGATCTCAACCTCAAGATCGATGTGGACGCGGCGGGCGAGATCCAGGTTCTGCAGGACAACATCAATACGATGATCGCGAACCTCCGCGACACCACCCTCGCCAATGAGGAACAGGACTGGCTCAAGGGCAACCTGGCCCGTATCTCGGGTCTGATGCAGGGCAGGCGCGACCTGGAAGACGTGGCTTCACTGATCATGAGTGAGCTCACGCCGGTCGTCTCCGCGCAGCACGGCGCGTTCTTCCTGGCGATGGCGACGAGCGGCGGTCCGGATGTGTCCGACGCCGGGGAGATGTCGTACGAGCTGTGCATGCGCGGCAGTTACGGCTATTCCGCGGGTCTGATGCCGACCTCGTTCCGGCCGGGCGAGACCCTCATCGGCACCGCCGCCGAGGAGAAGCGGACCATCCAGGTCAATGTGCCGCCGGGCTACCTGAGGATCTCCTCGGGGCTCGGTGAGGCCTCGCCGGCGTATGTGATCGTGCTGCCCGTGCTGTTCGAGGGGAAGGTCCTCGGTGTGATCGAGCTGGCGTCGTTCCAGCCCTTCACGCAGATCCAGCGCGACTTCCTGAACCAGATCGCCGAGATGATCGCGACGAGCGTCAACACCATCAGCGTCAATACGAAGACCGAGGTGCTGCTCAAGCAGTCGCAGGAGCTGACCGAGCAGCTGCGTGAACGCTCCGCGGAGCTGGAGAACCGGCAGAAGGCGCTCCAGGCCTCCAACGCCGAGCTGGAGGAGAAGGCCGAACTGCTGGCGCAGCAGAACCGCGACATCGAGGTGAAGAACACCGAGATCGAAGAGGCCAGGCAGGTGCTGGAGGAACGCGCCGAGCAGCTCGCGGTCTCGATGCGCTACAAGTCGGAGTTCCTGGCGAACATGTCGCACGAGCTGCGTACGCCGCTCAACTCCCTCCTGATCCTCGCCAAGTTGCTCGCGGACAACGCCGAGGGCAATCTCTCGCCGAAGCAGGTGGAATTCGCAGAGACGATCCATGGCGCGGGCTCCGATCTGCTGCAGCTGATCAACGACATCCTCGATCTGTCGAAGGTCGAGGCGGGCAAGATGGACGTCAGTCCGACGCGTATCGCGCTGGTGCAGCTCGTCGACTATGTGGAGGCGACCTTCCGGCCGCTGACCGCTGAGAAGGGTCTCGACTTCTCCGTACGGGTTTCGCCGGAGCTGCCCGCGACGCTGCACACAGACGAACAGCGGCTGCTGCAGGTGCTGCGCAACCTCCTGTCCAACGCGGTGAAGTTCACCGACAGCGGGGCGGTGGAGCTGGTGATCCGGCCGGCAAGCGCCGATGTGCCGCAGTCGATCCGCGAACAGCTGCTGGAGGCCGGTTCGCTGCGGGACGCGGACGGCGATCTGATCGCCTTCTCGGTCACCGACACAGGTATCGGGATCGCGGCCGGCAAGATGCGCGTGATCTTCGAGGCGTTCAAGCAGGCCGACGGTACGACGAGCCGTAAGTACGGCGGTACGGGCCTGGGCCTGTCGATCAGCCGGGAGATCGCCCGGCTGCTCGGCGGCGAGATCCATGCGGCGAGCGAACCGGGCCGCGGCTCGACGTTCACCCTCTATCTGCCTCTTCACCCGAGCGAACTGCCGCCGCAGGGCTACCCTCAGCTCGCTCCCGGCGCGGTCGACCCGCAGGGCGCCGCCGACGGCGATGTGGAGGACCTGGGCCGGCAGGCGCAGACGGCCGCGTCCGCCGATGTCCACGCCGGCCCGGCGGCACTGTTCCGGCGTCGCCGCAAGGCGCTGGGCGCCGTGGACCAGCGCCCGGCGCTGCCCGGCCAACTGGGCGGCCCCGCGGCGTGCCAGGAGCAGTGGGCGGCGAACGGCAGCCAGGAGACTCCGGATCCGCGGCGCACCTTCGCCTTCGACGGCGAGAAGGTGCTGATCGTCGATGACGACATCCGCAATGTCTTCGCGCTCACCAGCGTTCTGGAGCAGCACGGGCTGTCGGTGCTGTACGCGGAGAACGGCCGCGAGGGCATCGAAGTGCTGGAGCAGCACGACGATGTGACGGTCGTACTGATGGACATCATGATGCCGGAGATGGACGGGTACGCGACGACGACGGCGATCCGCAGGATGCCGCAGTTCGCCGGTCTGCCGATCATCGCGCTCACCGCGAAGGCGATGAAGGGCGACCGGGAGAAGGCCATCGAGTCGGGCGCTTCCGACTATGTCACCAAGCCGGTCGATCCCGACCATTTGCTCTCGGTGATGGAGCAGTGGATGCGCCGGGAGTGA
- a CDS encoding SpoIIE family protein phosphatase, whose translation MAEPGVETRTRSSVITARAAASFDPVGRSVATARAFVRDTLQGWGYADVVDDAVVLTSELVTNAVVHAGTSADVLCLRTEDGVRVEVADRYPEREIPIQGTGLSLGSPDRENGRGLLLCAALASRWGVEYTPTYKQVWFQLDLPQRPVGTRSAGPVMPVALLPVADERVRVAVTQIDRSGSISVWNEDAQHLFGYAAEHVIGKPLTDFAAWPHTPGIGTGIVEALQLSRWEGSYGIRGTDGRVVPVYASHLRVRDTNGEPSTVCLLVRDDERAVIQSPQRVPVTESGESHATDPFEVFIGSPAPDDLDGLLQRTVERARDMLDGDAAFLLLATDDETELEVRATTGLPSARQRFARVPVEAGTGRYGSARMPAVHEDLTAVPGAVPLLNSTGMRSVVTVPLKVEGRLTGSLGVAAESSGRYSNEEALRLQFAADRIALAVESARLGELERLRRGSLSFLVEASDLLAGTLDRDQTLALMAQMTVPTLATWCAVYTIADQASDPYLSYVLHEDEDRIDGLKALLSKIAPPDPVPAPGARVWAAPADAAQRAALRTSKRELGLGSTSPVSSGIGTTRATAAAVGGETVVLPLVARNRVIGMLVLGKPSDDHFRQEILELAEDLSRRAALALDNARLYSERTAISQALQRSLLPPGLPQIPGVEVEVIYRAAGEGNEVGGDFYDLFPIRDGAYGFAIGDVCGTGPEAAAVTGLARHALRLLAREGFGGPAVLERLNAAILDEGARSRFLTLLYGELWPQEDGSAVLKVVCAGHPLPLRLRQDGSVEPAAEPQPLLGVMEDLELYEQMVTLDPGDVLLCVTDGVTERREGTRMMGDDGLIDVLRTCTGLTAGAVASRVLRAVERFAAEPASDDMAILAMRIPEPHRA comes from the coding sequence ATGGCAGAGCCGGGCGTCGAGACGCGTACGAGGAGTTCTGTGATCACCGCGCGGGCGGCTGCCAGCTTCGACCCTGTGGGACGGTCCGTCGCGACCGCCCGCGCCTTTGTCCGCGACACCCTCCAGGGGTGGGGGTATGCCGACGTCGTCGATGATGCGGTCGTCCTCACCAGCGAGCTCGTCACCAATGCCGTCGTACACGCCGGCACCTCGGCCGACGTTCTCTGTCTGCGCACAGAGGACGGCGTACGGGTCGAAGTCGCCGACCGCTACCCCGAGCGCGAAATCCCGATCCAGGGCACCGGCCTGTCGCTCGGCAGCCCGGACCGCGAGAACGGCCGGGGACTCCTGCTGTGCGCCGCACTCGCCTCCCGCTGGGGCGTCGAGTACACCCCCACCTACAAACAGGTGTGGTTCCAACTCGACCTCCCCCAGCGCCCGGTGGGCACCCGATCCGCCGGCCCGGTCATGCCCGTCGCCCTGCTCCCGGTGGCCGACGAACGCGTACGCGTCGCCGTCACCCAGATCGACCGCAGCGGTTCGATCTCCGTCTGGAACGAGGACGCCCAGCACCTCTTCGGATACGCCGCCGAGCACGTCATCGGCAAGCCGCTGACCGACTTCGCCGCCTGGCCGCACACCCCCGGCATCGGCACCGGCATCGTCGAGGCCCTCCAACTCTCCCGCTGGGAAGGCAGCTACGGCATCCGGGGCACCGACGGCCGCGTCGTCCCCGTCTACGCCTCCCACCTTCGGGTACGGGACACCAACGGCGAGCCCTCCACGGTCTGCCTTCTCGTACGCGACGACGAACGCGCCGTCATCCAGAGCCCCCAGCGCGTCCCGGTCACCGAGAGCGGCGAGAGCCACGCCACCGACCCCTTCGAGGTCTTCATCGGCTCCCCCGCCCCCGACGACCTCGACGGCCTCCTCCAGCGCACCGTCGAGCGCGCCCGCGACATGCTCGACGGCGACGCCGCTTTCCTGCTGCTGGCCACCGACGACGAGACCGAACTCGAAGTACGCGCCACCACAGGCCTCCCCTCGGCCCGCCAGCGCTTCGCCCGCGTCCCGGTGGAAGCCGGCACCGGCCGCTACGGCTCAGCCAGAATGCCCGCCGTCCACGAGGACCTCACCGCCGTCCCTGGCGCCGTCCCGCTGCTCAACTCCACCGGGATGCGCTCGGTCGTCACCGTCCCGCTGAAGGTGGAGGGCCGCCTCACCGGCTCCCTCGGCGTCGCCGCCGAATCCTCGGGCCGCTACTCCAACGAGGAGGCCCTGCGCCTCCAGTTCGCCGCCGACCGCATCGCCCTGGCCGTGGAATCGGCCCGCCTGGGCGAGCTGGAACGCCTGCGCCGCGGCTCGCTCTCCTTCCTCGTCGAGGCCTCCGACCTGCTCGCCGGAACGCTCGACCGCGACCAAACCCTGGCGCTGATGGCCCAGATGACGGTGCCCACCCTCGCCACCTGGTGCGCCGTCTACACGATCGCCGACCAGGCCTCGGACCCGTACCTCAGTTACGTACTCCACGAGGACGAGGATCGCATCGACGGACTCAAGGCGCTCCTCTCCAAAATCGCCCCGCCCGACCCGGTCCCCGCCCCGGGAGCCCGCGTCTGGGCCGCTCCGGCCGACGCCGCCCAACGAGCGGCTCTGCGCACCTCCAAGCGCGAACTCGGCCTGGGCTCCACTTCACCTGTCTCCTCCGGCATCGGCACCACACGCGCCACGGCCGCAGCGGTCGGCGGCGAGACGGTCGTCCTGCCGCTCGTCGCCCGCAACCGTGTCATCGGCATGCTGGTCCTCGGCAAGCCTTCCGACGACCACTTCCGCCAGGAGATCCTGGAACTCGCCGAGGACCTCTCCCGTCGAGCGGCCCTCGCCCTCGACAACGCCCGGCTGTACTCCGAGCGCACAGCCATCAGCCAGGCCCTGCAGCGCAGCCTGCTGCCGCCGGGCCTGCCCCAGATCCCCGGCGTCGAGGTCGAGGTCATCTACCGCGCGGCCGGCGAAGGCAACGAAGTCGGCGGCGACTTCTACGACCTCTTCCCCATCCGCGACGGCGCGTACGGCTTCGCCATCGGCGACGTCTGCGGTACGGGCCCGGAAGCCGCGGCCGTGACCGGCCTCGCCCGCCATGCTCTGCGCCTGCTCGCCCGCGAGGGCTTCGGCGGCCCTGCGGTACTCGAGCGACTGAACGCGGCAATCCTCGACGAAGGCGCCCGCAGCCGCTTCCTCACACTCCTGTACGGGGAGTTGTGGCCCCAGGAGGACGGCAGCGCAGTTCTCAAGGTCGTCTGCGCCGGCCATCCTCTGCCGCTGCGTCTGCGTCAGGACGGCAGCGTGGAACCGGCAGCGGAGCCGCAGCCCCTCCTCGGCGTCATGGAAGACCTGGAGCTGTACGAGCAGATGGTGACCCTCGACCCCGGCGACGTCCTGCTCTGTGTCACGGACGGCGTCACCGAACGCCGCGAGGGCACCCGCATGATGGGCGACGACGGCCTGATCGACGTCCTGAGGACCTGCACCGGCCTGACGGCGGGGGCGGTCGCCAGCCGCGTCCTGCGTGCCGTGGAGCGCTTCGCGGCCGAACCCGCCTCCGACGACATGGCCATCCTCGCGATGCGCATCCCGGAGCCCCACAGGGCCTGA